The DNA window GACGAAGCCAGTCCTCGTGTAGATTCTGTTCACGAGGATGTCGTTCGCGGTAATCTGCATCATATCTCTGAAGAACTTCAGGTCGCGGGGGTCGAGGGGGAAGTCGAAGCGTATCTCCCTCGTGAAGAGGCCGTAGTTTATGGCCGGAACTATGCTCATGAGCTTGGCGTAAACCTCTATCTCTTGAATCCTCTCCTCGTAGCTGTGGACGAGGTCGTAGGAGAGTTCTTATCCATCCACACCCAAGACGTAGCGCGCTTTTATGCTCCTTGAACTGATCTTGGGCCTCTCGATGAGGATGTAATCAAAGCACAGAAGGCTCATTCTCGGGGACCTCCCTCGGGACGAAGGCCTTTCTCTCCATTGAGAGCCTGACAATCTCCCTAGCTATGTCATATACTCCCTCGTAGAACGGAACGCGGGTTAGGATTCCCGTTCTCTCCTCTATATTTCTTGCCTCTTCGAGCGCCTCTTTCCTTGTGAGGTTCTCCGTGTTTATCGTTATTGCCACGGGTTTCTTTCCCGAGAGCAGTTCTATGAGCCGGATGTAGTTTTCGAGCGGCGGTATCCTGTACTGCGGGAAGTCGTCGAAGGTCTTCCTGCCCGGTGCGTGCTGGAGAACGATGAAGTCAGGTCTGGTAGCACCTATCAGCTCGAAGCCGCCCGGAAACGCCGGGTGGAGGAGTGAGCCCTCACCGTGGGTCACAATGATGTCCGGCTTCTCCTCGATCCACGCCCTGTAGAAGACATCCTCTATGGCACCAGCAACGAAGTCGTTGATTATCGAGTCCATCACTATGCAGTACTTGAAGCCCTGCATCCAGCCTGTCTGTCCCATCGCTATGAACTCGCTCTTGAGGCCGAGGTTCTTGAAGGCCTCGTGGAGCATTATCGCGGTTGTCCTCTTGCCTATGGCAGCGTCAGTCCCGAGAACGGCGACCTTTACGGCCTTCACTTCCTCTATCTTGCCGGTGAAGGGTATCCTCATGTTGTAGAATATCTTCCTGACGTCGATTATCTCGACGCCGTACCTCTTGGCGAGCCTCTTAAGGTAGAAGTCGTCGCTCAGGAAGTGGTGAAGGCCGTTCACTATTCCAAGGCCGTTCTTTATGGCCTTAATGACTATCTTGCGATAGCTCTCGGGAAGGAAGCCTCCAGGCGTTGCTACCCCAATGATGAGCCACTTCGCGTCCGGGTGTTCCCTAAGGGCGTCCTCCAGCGTGCCGTATATCGGGATGTTCCGTCTTTTGCCGTCGAGCACTTCACCGGCGTCCTTGCCGGCGAGGGTCGAGTCTATGAGTCCAGCTATCTCAAACCTTTTCGAGTAGCGCACAAGCCCGTGCGCGGTTTTCCCATCTGACGTAAGATAGCGCCCCTCCGTAAGCACCAAGGCCTTCTCCACCGTGGACACCTCCGGTCAATACCAACACGAAGTTTCCTCTCCACGTCCCAAACTTCCGGGCGAACTTCACAAGCCCCGCTATGGTCAGGGCCGATGCCGGCAGAGCAGAGATCCCCTCCGTTTTTTCGAGCAAAAGAGCGTACTGAACTGCGTCATCATCGGCGAAGCCAAAGATGTAGCCGCTGGACTCGTAAACAGCCTTGAAGGCCTCTAGAGCATCAAAGGATATCATCGACACAAGCGGCTCGTTCACGGGAGTTTCGACGAACTCGTTCGTTTCGACACCGTAGAACTGCCAGAGCACCTGGTTGCCGAGGCTCGTCGTTACGCCCACCATCCTCGGGTTCTCACCCCGCTTCCTGAAGCCGTGCCATATCCCAGCCAGTGTCGTTCCGTTCCCAACCGGAACAAAGACTGCATCGGGCCTTACTTCCCTCAGGATGTCGTCTGCTATCTTAGAGTAGCCCTCGTAGTCGATTTCCGGGTTGCTTCCAGGGTTTGCATCGTAGGCGCCGTTCTCAACTGCGAACTTCCTGCTCTCAAAGACGACTTTCTCGTAGGGGCCGGGTATGGGTATAACCTCGGCACCGTAAGCGAGCATCTCGCCGGCCCTTTCGAGGGTGTAGCCCGCTGGGACGAAGATGTAGGCTTTGAGGCCGTAGACCTTGGCGTAGTACGCCACCGCCACGCCGTAGTTGCCGCAGGTGCCCACGGTGATGGCAGAATAGCCCTCTTCCGCGGCCCGCTTTGCGTGGGCTTCGGCGATCCTGTCCTTGTGGGTTTCCGTCGGGTTCTTCCCTCGAAGTCAAGGTATATTCTCCTTATGCCGAGGATTCTCTCGAGGTTCTTGGCCCTTATGAGCGGGCCGCCATCGTCATCGGAGTCGTTTTGGCCCCCCATTTCGGGTCACCAGAGGCGTTATTTTTCAAGTATCAACCTTTCCAGACTGTTTTTCGAGCGTTCTCTTTCTAGTTTCAATTCTTTTTTGAAGGGAAGCATTGTCGAGTAGCATAAGGGTATATAAATTTTTCTCCCAGGTAAGGCCGTTATTCTTGCTTAAAATGGATAATGTAGCCTAAATCCCTTAGAAACTCTAACATTTACCGTTAATCAGTGGAGCAAAGTTTATAAACCCTTTAGCTCCACCCCCGACGCCCCTCATGGGAGGGGAGGTGGTCGGTATGTACTACCCGCCCAAGAAGAAAGTCCAGCCCAAGAAGGTTGAGGAAGAAGAGGAAGAGGAGTTCGAGCCACTCGATGCAGTCGAAGAAGCCTACGAAAACTGGGACGAAGAAGAGGAATTCGAGGAAGAGTGGGAAGAGGACGAGTGGGACGAAGACTGGGAAGACGAAGAAGACTGGGATGAGGACTGGGAGGAGAATGAAGAGCACTGAACTCCTCTTCCTTTTTGAGGTGCTCCCATGAAGGGCCGGCCGGTAAAGAGACAGAAGACCACCCTCAAGACCCTTGAAAAGCGCCGCCAGATGCGGCACCGGCCGGATCCCGGCAGGTGGTTCTATTCTTTTATCCCGTTTAAGGTCGCCATGGGCGGAGCTGCACCTTTGATTCCTCTCCTCACTCTCAACGTCGGCGGCGGGCCGGCTGATGTCGGTATAGTCAACGCAGTGGGCAGTACCTTCTCAATGCTGGGCGGCCTTTTCTGGGGGAAGCTCAGCGACAGGCTCAACCGGAGAAAGGCATTCCTCCTTCTGGGGTTCATCGGGACTGCAATAACAACGATGGTCTTTGCTTTTGCCCACAGCGTCTCCCAAGTTATTGCCATAAACGCGGCCTACACCTTCTTCATAGCCGCGGCGATCCCAATTCCAATCCTTATAATAACTAAGGTATTCCGTCTCGAGGACTGGGACTACGCAATAGGGAAGTTCAACGAGATAGGTGGCTGGGCATGGGTTCTCGGTCTCATAGTGGGACTCCTTCTAACGCCCGTGCTGGGGATTAAGGGCACTTTCATAGCACTCGGAGTTATCGGGCTCCTCTCGTTTCCATGGGGCAAGAGGACAATACGAGAAGTCCCACTCCACATCGACAGAAAAATCCTTGGCGTTTACGCCGGCTACGTCGTTGAGAAGTTCAGATACCTTCCCAACATGATAACCCACCTGCCGAGGTTCTCCACCAAGGGCTTTGGGCGGCTCTACTTCTCCTCCTTCCTGTTCTGGGTAGGCGCAATGCTGTACTTTACCCAGTTTCCGGTTCTCCTTAAGTCGAGAGGCTTTGGTGCCACTCACCTCTACCTCATGAGCATAGGGAACTCCACCATATCGGCCTTCATGTACACCCGGGTCGGTGTAAAACTCAAAAAGAGCGGGGGCTATCCAGCCCTCATCAGGGGGCTCTCAGTTAGATCCTTCGCCTTTTCCCTCCTGGCTATCTCTACACTGATTGAAGGACATGTCTTTGAAGTCCTCGCCTTCATCTCGTACTTCCTGGCGGGTTACACGTGGGCATACATAGGAATCTCGACGACCTCGATAATCTCCCGCTTCGCCCCGCCTAAAGAGAGGGGTGCGCTGATAGGGACGTACAACATGATAAGCTCACTGGGTGCGATAGCGGGGAACTTCCTGAGCGGCTTTCTAACGGAAGAGCTTGTTTTTACTGTGGATTTCACAGCCGCAACTGCTCTCCTCCTGGTTTCGGTACTCCCCCTCCTCGACGAGAGGGTTAAAAGCAAAAACTCCAACTAACTCTGGTGGCGACCATGTTCTGGCTCAAGACGAGGATAATTGAGGGTGAGGGCTCCCTTGAGAGCCTCAAGAACGAGACCAAGGGGCACGAGCGGGTTCTCATACTGGCCTCCGGTTCTATGAAGAGACACGGCTTCCTGAGCGAGGCAGAGGACTACGTGAAGGAAGCCGGTGCTGAGGTTATGAGCATAGCAGACCTTCCATCGGAGCCGAGTGTCGAGGTCATCGAGGAGTTCCTGCCAAAACTGAGGGAGGAGTTCCAGCCAGATCTTCTCGTGGCTATGGGAGGCGGTAGCGTCATCGACACTACCAAAGCCCTCAAAGTCTTCTACGATGCCCCCGAACTAGTGTTTGAAGAAATAGCCTTCATCGACCGCTTTTCCAAGCCGAAGCCAGTGCCGAAACTCAGGACACCCATCATAGCGATTCCCTCAACGAGCGGTGCCGGAAGCGAGGTTTCCGCTGCCAGCGTCCTGAAGAAGAACGGGATAAAGTACAACATAGTAACGCCGGAGATAGCGCCCGACGCGGCAATCCTCGACCCGAGGCTCCCGAGGACGATGCCGAGGGAAGTCGCTAGAAACTCTGGCCTCGACGTTCTCGTCCACGGCATAGAGGCATACACCACTAAGGTCGCCGGACCATTCAGCGACGCAATGGCGATCAGGGCGATAAAGACCGTCTTTGAGTGGCTTCCGAAGTCGGTTGAAGGCGACCCTGAAGCGAGGGCAAGAATGCACTACGCGGCTACGATGGCCGGGATAGCCTTCCTCAACGCGAGACTGGGCCTAGCCCACGCGATGAGCCACAAGGCGGCATGGATAGGGCCTCACGGCTTGCTAAACGCGATATTCATACCCTATGTTATGGAGTTCAATGCCGAGAGGAGCGAGTACGCGAGAAGGAGGTACGAAGAGATAGCGCGCGAACTTGGCCTCAAGAGCGCGGAGGAGCTGATAAAAGCCGTCAGGAAGCTCAACGAGCGCCTTGGGGTTCCAAAGCTTAACGAGCTTGTTGACGAAGAGACCTTTATAGCAAGGCTTGACGAGATGGCGGAGAAGGCCTACCGCGACGGATTGATGGCCTTCAACCCGGTGGAGCCAAAGCCAGAGGAGATAAGGGAGCTGTACCTCCGGATATTCCGGGGTGAGTGAGGAAGAGAAAGAACGGGGATAAAGAAAAGGGAGCCCTTACTCAACAACCACTTCTTTTTCTCTCCCTTCTTCAACCTCGCGTATTTTTCCACCCTTCATTACCTCCACTATGGCGAGGATTAGGAGGGCCAGGAAGAGGTATATCCCAGCAGCCGTTCCGAAGAGCACCTCGTAGGCCTTCTCGGTCGGGAGCTTTATTTTGAAGAAGGGTGGCGCTCCAGGTGGGTGGAAGAGGATATAGTAAGTGCTCATCACTGTTCCGGCTATCGCTGGCCCCCAAGTCGAGCCGAAGTTCCTGAAGAGGCTGTTGGCTCCAGTTGCAACCCCCATGACCCTCGGTGGGACCGAGAAGACCAGCACGTTGATGAGGGAGATGTTCATTAACGTTATTCCTGTTCCGACGATCGTTATCATCGCCACGAACGCCGGGAGGGACAGGCTCGTCGCGTACTTGGAGAGGTAGGCCAAGCTTGCGCTTGCTATCAATGCACCGGTCATAGCTATCGGCTTTGCACCGACTTTTGGCATCAGCTTTCCGGCTAGCGGAGCAACGAAGAGCATCACTGCGGCCATTGGCGTCATGAGAAGCCCGCTCTGGAGTATCGTCTTCCCAAAGCCGTATGGTTTTGGCATCTGGAGGATGTAGGTGTTGGCCTGGCTCATCATCGAGAGGCCAAACGCCGCCAGCATTATGCCCAGGTTCGCTATGGCCGGGTTCCTTGAGGAGATTATGCCGAGGGGCAGGATCGGGTTTTCAACCCTCCTCTCCCAGAGGACCAGGAGGATTAAGCCCAATATCCCAACTCCGAACAGTGTGAGCGTCTCCCTTGCCGTCCAGCCAACGTTGGGCCCCCTCGTGACGCCCACGAGCAGGGGGACGACGCCCAGGGTCAGGAGGAACGCTCCGATCCAGTCCACCTTTCCGGGGTTTATGTAGCGGCTCTCCCTGAGTATCTTCCACGCGAAGAAGAACATTAGGACTGCAAAGGGAGCGGCCGAGTGGTAGGTCCAGCGCCACCCGTAGTTCTCCGTGACCCACGCGCCAAGCGGGAGCGCTATGACCATTCCCACAGCGAACATCGCGCTTATCATACCCTGAACCTGAGGCACCATGCTCGGGGGGAATTCCTCGCGGACGAGGGCAAAGGCCAGCGGGAAGATCGCCATTCCAAAGCCCTGGATGGCCCTCGTGATGAGAAGCCACTGGAAGCTCGGCGCGAAGCCGTTGAGGATGACTCCCAGCGTATAAAAGCCGAGGGCAACCAAAAACATCTTCTTCTTTCCGTATATGTCTCCAAGTTTTCCGAAGAGGGCGACGCTGACGGTTCCGACGAGGAGGTATATCGTCAGAACCCAGCTGACGTTGTTTGGGTTTATCGCGAACTCCTTCTGTATCGTGGGTAAAGCGGGAGTTAGCATGGCCTCCGTGTACATGACGAGGAGCGGGAGGATGACAACCACCATCATAGCCTTTTTCGCGTAGGCTAAATCGTAGGTCTCTCCTTTCTCGACGACCTGCATCTTCACCACCGACCTATCGAACGATATATCACTTATAAAGTTAGCGGTCGGTAGGGCGAACCGGGTATGGGAAAAGAATAATAAGAGAGAAAGCCTACCCTCAAATATGACGGAAGTGGAGATCGTTGTGAAAGTGAAAGTTCCGGAGGGGCTGGATCCGGAGAAGATAGCAAAGAAGGCAAGGGTTCTCGCTGAGTGGGAGTCCATACGGGCCGCGGCGATAGGGACAGAACCTAAGAAGAAGGTGAAGCTCACGCTGAAGGGAACATCAAGGGAGTTCTACGATTTCCTGGAGGAAGGGCGGGATGATATACATTGATGCCAACGTGATCTACAACTATATAGTTCAAACCGAGCTGACGGAGTACGCTAAAAGCGTATTTGGGCAGCAAGAGCCCCTCGTCACATCCTGGACGGCTCTTAATGAGGCCACATACACACTATTCAGGAAGATCGCGAAGGAAAGAGGATTTAGGACAATATATGATATAAAGAAAATGTCCATGGAAGAGCGCACCGAAATGCTGATGGTGGCATACGATGCTGTTCGGTTGCTGATAAGCGAAAGGAACGTTCAAACACTCCAAGAGCACCACGACATCCGGATAATACGAGAAGTCAGCAGGAGGTACGGGCTTCTTCCCTCCGATGCGGTAATCGCGGCAACGGCGATGGAGCATGGGGTCGAAAAGCTCGCAACGTTCGATACTGACTTCACTGCGGTTTCGAAGGTTTTTGATCTCGTCCCAGAAGAATACTGGAAGGAGCTACAGAAATAAAAACAGATCGTACTTAGAGGCGGCAATCACCTCCGGATGATTTGGATCCCATTTCTTAGTGAATTCTTGGATTTAGTAATCGCCACATCTAATTCAGCTGCTTGACAATAGGGAGCCTCATGGGAGTGCGATTATTGATATAACTCTCGTCGGCAGGAAAGAACCCGCGATAAGCTGGCAGATGCCCCTGGAAAGGGAACGCCGAAGAACCTCGAAAGATGCATCGATGGGCTGTACTATGAGAACTCTCCCAGATACCCACCACTTTTGATATAAACCAACAGTAAAGTTCAAGAACTCAGGATAATCCCTTAGAATATGCACCTCCTCCTCAAAAAGGCCATTAAAGAGCGCTTTGGAAGGCTCAACCGACTTCAACAGGACGCTTTCCGCGAGGTTAGTTCGGGGAAGAGCGTTCTGATCATAGCGCCGACCGGTTCCGGGAAGACAGAGGCAGCAGTTCTTCCCGTCTTCAACGAGATACTCGAAAACGGCCTGAGGCCGATTTCCGCCCTCTACATCGCGCCGCTCAAGGCCCTCAATCGCGATCTCCTTGAGAGGCTCGAGTGGTGGGGAAGGAAGCTCGGAATAACGGTTGAGGTGCGCCACGGGGACACCTCAGCCTACAGGAAGGCGAAGCAGACGAAGAATCCGCCGCAGATGCTGATTATAACTCCTGAAACCCTCGGCGTGATTTTGACAGTTAAATCACTCCGAAAGCACCTGGTGAATGTCAAGTTCGTCATCGTGGACGAGATTGCCGAGCTTGTAGATAACAAGCGCGGTGCCCAGCTCCTTCTCGGTCTTGAGCGCCTGGAAGAGATTGCTGACTTCAGAAGAATAGGGATGACTGCAACGGTGGGAAACGAGGACGAGGTAAGGGAGTGGCTGAAGGCTGATGTCATAGTCAAGCCGAACTGGAGGAAGGCCTACCGCTTCCACGTGCTCTATCCCAAACCGGAGGAAAAGGACGAAGAACTCGCCAGAAGGCTCAGTGTCTCTCTCGACATCGCGGCTCGCCTTAGGGTCCTATGGGAGATCGTCGAGGGGCACGGGAAGGCCCTTATCTTCACGAACACCCGCCAGTTCGCCGAGATCCTCGCCCACAGGCTCAAGGCCTGGGGAAAGCCCGTCGAAGTCCACCACGGCTCCCTTTCGAGAGAGGCGAGGATAAACGCCGAGAGGGCCCTAAAAGAGGGAAAAATAAAGGCCCTGGTGTGCACTTCGTCAATGGAGCTCGGCATAGACATCGGCGACGTTGATGTCGTAATTCAATACATGAGCCCGAGGCAGGTAAACCGGCTCGTCCAGAGGGCCGGAAGGGCAAAGCACAGGATAGAGGAGGTCAGCGAGGCCTACATAATAACGACGAACGTTGAGGACTACCTTCAGAGCCTCGTCATAGCGAAGCACGCCCTTGAGGGCCGGTTTGAACCCGTTGAGCCAATCGGCGGGCTTGACGTTCTGGCTCACTTCGTCGTCGGCCTTCTCGTCGAGTACAAGAGACTGCCGAGGGAGAAGCCCTACGAGATAGCAAGAAGGGCCTACGTTTACAGGGATTTGGGCTGGGAGGACTACCTCGATGCGCTCAAGGTGCTCGAAGATGCCAGGATAGTAGGCTACGATGAGGAGACAAACCAGCTCTACCTCAGGAGGGGGGCCTTCCAGTACTACTACGAGAACCTCTCGACGATTCCCGACGAGGTCTCTTGGAGGGTTTTCGATGCCAAGAGCGGGCACATCGTTGGAAGGCTCGACGAGAGCTTCGTGATGGACCTCGAAGAGGGTATGGAGTTCGTGATG is part of the Thermococcus stetteri genome and encodes:
- a CDS encoding DUF1611 domain-containing protein; the protein is MEKALVLTEGRYLTSDGKTAHGLVRYSKRFEIAGLIDSTLAGKDAGEVLDGKRRNIPIYGTLEDALREHPDAKWLIIGVATPGGFLPESYRKIVIKAIKNGLGIVNGLHHFLSDDFYLKRLAKRYGVEIIDVRKIFYNMRIPFTGKIEEVKAVKVAVLGTDAAIGKRTTAIMLHEAFKNLGLKSEFIAMGQTGWMQGFKYCIVMDSIINDFVAGAIEDVFYRAWIEEKPDIIVTHGEGSLLHPAFPGGFELIGATRPDFIVLQHAPGRKTFDDFPQYRIPPLENYIRLIELLSGKKPVAITINTENLTRKEALEEARNIEERTGILTRVPFYEGVYDIAREIVRLSMERKAFVPREVPENEPSVL
- a CDS encoding pyridoxal-phosphate dependent enzyme, with product MAEAHAKRAAEEGYSAITVGTCGNYGVAVAYYAKVYGLKAYIFVPAGYTLERAGEMLAYGAEVIPIPGPYEKVVFESRKFAVENGAYDANPGSNPEIDYEGYSKIADDILREVRPDAVFVPVGNGTTLAGIWHGFRKRGENPRMVGVTTSLGNQVLWQFYGVETNEFVETPVNEPLVSMISFDALEAFKAVYESSGYIFGFADDDAVQYALLLEKTEGISALPASALTIAGLVKFARKFGTWRGNFVLVLTGGVHGGEGLGAYGGALSYVRWENRARACALLEKV
- a CDS encoding MFS transporter, which gives rise to MKGRPVKRQKTTLKTLEKRRQMRHRPDPGRWFYSFIPFKVAMGGAAPLIPLLTLNVGGGPADVGIVNAVGSTFSMLGGLFWGKLSDRLNRRKAFLLLGFIGTAITTMVFAFAHSVSQVIAINAAYTFFIAAAIPIPILIITKVFRLEDWDYAIGKFNEIGGWAWVLGLIVGLLLTPVLGIKGTFIALGVIGLLSFPWGKRTIREVPLHIDRKILGVYAGYVVEKFRYLPNMITHLPRFSTKGFGRLYFSSFLFWVGAMLYFTQFPVLLKSRGFGATHLYLMSIGNSTISAFMYTRVGVKLKKSGGYPALIRGLSVRSFAFSLLAISTLIEGHVFEVLAFISYFLAGYTWAYIGISTTSIISRFAPPKERGALIGTYNMISSLGAIAGNFLSGFLTEELVFTVDFTAATALLLVSVLPLLDERVKSKNSN
- a CDS encoding iron-containing alcohol dehydrogenase, with protein sequence MFWLKTRIIEGEGSLESLKNETKGHERVLILASGSMKRHGFLSEAEDYVKEAGAEVMSIADLPSEPSVEVIEEFLPKLREEFQPDLLVAMGGGSVIDTTKALKVFYDAPELVFEEIAFIDRFSKPKPVPKLRTPIIAIPSTSGAGSEVSAASVLKKNGIKYNIVTPEIAPDAAILDPRLPRTMPREVARNSGLDVLVHGIEAYTTKVAGPFSDAMAIRAIKTVFEWLPKSVEGDPEARARMHYAATMAGIAFLNARLGLAHAMSHKAAWIGPHGLLNAIFIPYVMEFNAERSEYARRRYEEIARELGLKSAEELIKAVRKLNERLGVPKLNELVDEETFIARLDEMAEKAYRDGLMAFNPVEPKPEEIRELYLRIFRGE
- a CDS encoding MFS transporter, with the protein product MQVVEKGETYDLAYAKKAMMVVVILPLLVMYTEAMLTPALPTIQKEFAINPNNVSWVLTIYLLVGTVSVALFGKLGDIYGKKKMFLVALGFYTLGVILNGFAPSFQWLLITRAIQGFGMAIFPLAFALVREEFPPSMVPQVQGMISAMFAVGMVIALPLGAWVTENYGWRWTYHSAAPFAVLMFFFAWKILRESRYINPGKVDWIGAFLLTLGVVPLLVGVTRGPNVGWTARETLTLFGVGILGLILLVLWERRVENPILPLGIISSRNPAIANLGIMLAAFGLSMMSQANTYILQMPKPYGFGKTILQSGLLMTPMAAVMLFVAPLAGKLMPKVGAKPIAMTGALIASASLAYLSKYATSLSLPAFVAMITIVGTGITLMNISLINVLVFSVPPRVMGVATGANSLFRNFGSTWGPAIAGTVMSTYYILFHPPGAPPFFKIKLPTEKAYEVLFGTAAGIYLFLALLILAIVEVMKGGKIREVEEGREKEVVVE
- a CDS encoding PIN domain-containing protein, yielding MIYIDANVIYNYIVQTELTEYAKSVFGQQEPLVTSWTALNEATYTLFRKIAKERGFRTIYDIKKMSMEERTEMLMVAYDAVRLLISERNVQTLQEHHDIRIIREVSRRYGLLPSDAVIAATAMEHGVEKLATFDTDFTAVSKVFDLVPEEYWKELQK
- a CDS encoding DEAD/DEAH box helicase, with the protein product MHLLLKKAIKERFGRLNRLQQDAFREVSSGKSVLIIAPTGSGKTEAAVLPVFNEILENGLRPISALYIAPLKALNRDLLERLEWWGRKLGITVEVRHGDTSAYRKAKQTKNPPQMLIITPETLGVILTVKSLRKHLVNVKFVIVDEIAELVDNKRGAQLLLGLERLEEIADFRRIGMTATVGNEDEVREWLKADVIVKPNWRKAYRFHVLYPKPEEKDEELARRLSVSLDIAARLRVLWEIVEGHGKALIFTNTRQFAEILAHRLKAWGKPVEVHHGSLSREARINAERALKEGKIKALVCTSSMELGIDIGDVDVVIQYMSPRQVNRLVQRAGRAKHRIEEVSEAYIITTNVEDYLQSLVIAKHALEGRFEPVEPIGGLDVLAHFVVGLLVEYKRLPREKPYEIARRAYVYRDLGWEDYLDALKVLEDARIVGYDEETNQLYLRRGAFQYYYENLSTIPDEVSWRVFDAKSGHIVGRLDESFVMDLEEGMEFVMGGKSWIVLKIDDEAKIIKARESPSIESAIPSWEGEMIPVPFGVAFAVGRLKRELAFDFRNALSLLEGVEFSEEELKRAFDEIRGKPFSTDRDIFVESTPKALIIHADFGNRANEAIGRIVHSLLILRYGRVFSVRAQAHAIVFKTPFQLNPEEVKHYLYQEPGNIEFIVARSLRDSHAYRWRMLNVAKRFGALRRDAKIRRVERLFEGTVIERETLNELYHDKVDVKTAKLVMEMLKAGSLRVKTALRREPSTLARLNMTVGGEFLLSGVLERDEVLELFRKRLLDHEVVLVCTNCGWHSKTKVARLRSIRERECPRCGSKMLAVAHPIDAEEFLPVLDKVRHGRPLEKREERVYRKLLKAADLVDAYGFDAVLALASYGTGPDTAARILAQYRGEALLVALMEREREFIRTRRFWVEKKGEEKADNSDSQGT